A stretch of the Pan paniscus chromosome 2, NHGRI_mPanPan1-v2.0_pri, whole genome shotgun sequence genome encodes the following:
- the NUDT16 gene encoding U8 snoRNA-decapping enzyme isoform X2 yields MAGARRLELGEALALGSGWRHACHALLYAPDPGMLFGRIPLRYAILMQMRFDGRLGFPGGFVDTQDRSLEDGLNRELREELGEAAAAFRVERTDYRSSHVGSGPRVVAHFYAKRLTLEELLAVEAGATRAKDHGLEVLGLVRVPLYTLRDGVGGLPTFLENSFIGSAREQLLEALQDLGLLQSGSISGLKIPAHH; encoded by the exons ATGGCCGGAGCCCGCAGGCTGGAGCTAGGCGAGGCCCTGGCGCTGGGGTCGGGCTGGCGTCATGCGTGCCACGCTCTCCTCTATGCGCCGGACCCTGGGATGCTCTTCGGCCGCATCCCGCTGCGCTACGCCATACTG ATGCAGATGCGCTTCGATGGACGCCTGGGCTTCCCCGGCGGATTCGTGGACACGCAGGACAGAAGCCTAGAGGACGGGCTGAACCGCGAGCTGCGCGAGGAGCTGGGCGAAGCGGCTGCCGCTTTCCGCGTGGAGCGCACTGACTACCGCAGCTCCCACGTCGGGTCAGGGCCACGCGTTGTGGCCCACTTCTATGCCAAGCGTCTGACGCTCGAGGAGCTGTTGGCTGTGGAGGCCGGCGCAACACGCGCCAAGGACCacgggctggag GTGCTGGGCTTGGTGCGAGTGCCCCTGTATACCCTGCGGGATGGTGTGGGAGGCCTGCCTACCTTCCTGGAGAATTCCTTTATTGGCTCTGCGCGGGAGCAGTTACTTGAAGCTCTCCAGGACTTGGGACTGCTGCAGTCTGGCTCTATTTCAGGCCTTAAGATTCCAGCTCATCACTAG
- the NUDT16 gene encoding U8 snoRNA-decapping enzyme isoform X1 — protein sequence MAGARRLELGEALALGSGWRHACHALLYAPDPGMLFGRIPLRYAILMQMRFDGRLGFPGGFVDTQDRSLEDGLNRELREELGEAAAAFRVERTDYRSSHVGSGPRVVAHFYAKRLTLEELLAVEAGATRAKDHGLEVGPAWDSVPFPISSSPKAFSPPRKHPWRKVFAPLTLPSPQFSWWSWDRGHLYSELVLPTWAFCKGLSHPLPGEILSRTHSSMSLCCSLLTV from the exons ATGGCCGGAGCCCGCAGGCTGGAGCTAGGCGAGGCCCTGGCGCTGGGGTCGGGCTGGCGTCATGCGTGCCACGCTCTCCTCTATGCGCCGGACCCTGGGATGCTCTTCGGCCGCATCCCGCTGCGCTACGCCATACTG ATGCAGATGCGCTTCGATGGACGCCTGGGCTTCCCCGGCGGATTCGTGGACACGCAGGACAGAAGCCTAGAGGACGGGCTGAACCGCGAGCTGCGCGAGGAGCTGGGCGAAGCGGCTGCCGCTTTCCGCGTGGAGCGCACTGACTACCGCAGCTCCCACGTCGGGTCAGGGCCACGCGTTGTGGCCCACTTCTATGCCAAGCGTCTGACGCTCGAGGAGCTGTTGGCTGTGGAGGCCGGCGCAACACGCGCCAAGGACCacgggctggaggtgggaccagCCTGGGACTCTGTCCCTTTCCCAATTTCCTCTTCTCCCAAAGCTTTCTCTCCCCCAAGAAAGCATCCCTGGAGAAAAGTCTTTGCCCCTCTGACCTTGCCCTCTCCCCAGTTTTCTTGGTGGAGTTGGGATCGTGGTCATCTATACTCTGAATTAGTACTGCCAACCTGGGCTTTCTGTAAAGGTCTTTCCCACCCTTTACCAGGAGAGATCCTTTCTAGAACACACTCATCCATGTCTCTCTGCTGTTCCCTATTGACAGTGTGA